From one Acidobacteriota bacterium genomic stretch:
- a CDS encoding elongation factor G gives MQVFDTLHVRNLALAGHGGCGKTTLVAAALYTAGATPQQGSVAAGTTVTDFDEQEIQRHNSIATGLALAEWPGPDRAPCKLNFADTPGQSLFAHEAVATLEVAETMLLAVDAASGVQVQTARLWELAAAHNLPVMAVLTRADHDHSDVAAVLAALRERFGRALCPVQLPIGAQRGFQGVIDLVAMSARHYSAGGNGKTRTAAIDAADDEVARKAHEELVELIAEGDDALMEEFFDKNTLAPEHLVKGLRGAIRARRIVPVLITSGQQNIAVDALLDFVAAYALHPGEAPARPGTVPGHPEQELTRTVSDSQPLSLEVFKTIADPFAGRLSVFKLRSGKLKNEEPVTNFRTQATEKFAHLSVLQGKQLLPAAELHAGDLGVVAKLKDTLTGDTLGDKAAPIAYRPFAWPEAAIHFALAAKSRGDEDKVSLALHKMLEEDRALQFARDAQTQEFLLGGTGQQHVEIAVARLKQRYNVEVQLRAPRVAYRETILAKADVQGRHKKQTGGHGQFGDCWIRMEPLARGSGFEFVNEIFGGSIPKNYIPAVEKGIQESAARGYLAGYPVVDFRVVLYDGSYHEVDSSEMAFKLAGSLAFKKAMETARPVLLEPIMMVEVESPEEYAGDLIGDLNARRGRIEGMQPRNGSEFIRAQVPLAEMLTYQSDLTSKTQGRGAFHMAFSRYDLVPALQAEKIITKARAERGHTEEEEE, from the coding sequence ATGCAGGTTTTCGATACCCTCCACGTGCGCAACCTGGCTCTCGCGGGCCACGGCGGTTGCGGCAAAACCACCCTCGTCGCCGCAGCCTTATACACCGCCGGCGCCACGCCCCAGCAGGGTTCGGTCGCCGCCGGCACCACGGTCACCGACTTTGACGAGCAGGAAATTCAGCGCCACAACAGCATCGCCACCGGTCTGGCGCTGGCGGAGTGGCCCGGTCCCGACCGCGCGCCCTGCAAGCTGAACTTCGCCGATACGCCCGGCCAAAGCCTGTTCGCCCACGAAGCCGTGGCCACGCTGGAAGTCGCGGAGACCATGCTGCTTGCGGTCGATGCCGCGAGCGGCGTGCAGGTGCAGACGGCGCGGCTGTGGGAGCTGGCGGCGGCGCACAACCTTCCGGTGATGGCGGTGCTGACGCGCGCCGATCACGACCACAGCGACGTTGCGGCGGTGCTGGCCGCGCTGCGCGAGCGCTTCGGCCGCGCTCTGTGCCCGGTGCAGTTGCCGATTGGTGCGCAGCGCGGTTTTCAGGGCGTCATCGATCTGGTGGCCATGAGCGCCCGCCACTACAGCGCAGGCGGCAATGGCAAGACCCGCACCGCCGCCATTGATGCCGCCGACGATGAGGTCGCGCGAAAAGCCCACGAAGAACTGGTCGAGCTGATTGCCGAAGGCGACGACGCGCTGATGGAGGAGTTTTTCGACAAGAACACGCTGGCGCCCGAGCATCTCGTCAAGGGCTTGCGGGGCGCCATCCGCGCCCGCCGCATTGTGCCGGTGCTGATCACCAGCGGCCAGCAGAATATTGCTGTCGATGCGCTGCTGGATTTTGTGGCCGCCTACGCGCTGCACCCGGGTGAAGCGCCGGCGCGGCCGGGCACGGTGCCTGGCCATCCCGAGCAGGAGCTGACGCGCACGGTGAGCGACAGCCAACCGCTATCGCTGGAGGTCTTCAAGACTATCGCCGACCCGTTTGCCGGACGGCTGAGCGTGTTCAAGCTGCGCAGCGGCAAGCTCAAGAACGAAGAACCCGTGACCAACTTCCGCACCCAGGCCACGGAAAAATTCGCGCACCTGAGCGTGCTGCAGGGCAAGCAACTGCTGCCGGCCGCCGAACTTCATGCCGGCGATCTGGGGGTGGTCGCCAAGCTCAAGGACACTCTCACCGGCGACACGCTGGGCGACAAGGCCGCGCCCATTGCCTACCGGCCCTTTGCCTGGCCGGAAGCCGCGATTCATTTTGCCCTCGCCGCCAAAAGCCGGGGCGATGAAGACAAGGTCTCGCTGGCGCTGCACAAGATGCTGGAAGAAGACCGGGCGCTGCAGTTTGCGCGCGACGCCCAGACGCAGGAGTTCCTGCTGGGCGGCACCGGCCAGCAGCATGTGGAAATTGCCGTCGCGCGCCTGAAGCAGCGCTACAACGTCGAGGTACAGTTGCGCGCGCCGCGTGTCGCCTATCGCGAAACCATCCTCGCCAAGGCCGACGTGCAGGGCCGCCACAAGAAGCAGACCGGCGGCCACGGCCAGTTCGGCGACTGCTGGATTCGCATGGAGCCGCTGGCGCGCGGCTCGGGGTTTGAGTTCGTGAATGAAATTTTTGGCGGCTCGATTCCGAAAAACTACATTCCTGCGGTCGAGAAAGGCATTCAGGAAAGCGCGGCGCGCGGGTACCTGGCGGGCTATCCCGTGGTCGATTTCCGCGTGGTGCTGTATGACGGCTCGTATCACGAGGTTGACTCCAGCGAAATGGCGTTCAAGCTTGCTGGCTCGCTGGCCTTCAAAAAAGCCATGGAGACGGCGCGGCCGGTGCTGCTCGAACCCATCATGATGGTGGAGGTGGAATCGCCCGAGGAGTATGCCGGTGATCTGATCGGCGATCTCAACGCGCGCCGCGGCCGCATTGAAGGCATGCAGCCGCGCAACGGCAGCGAGTTTATCCGCGCCCAGGTGCCCCTGGCGGAAATGCTGACCTATCAGTCCGATCTGACCTCCAAGACGCAGGGGCGGGGCGCGTTCCACATGGCGTTTTCGCGCTACGATCTGGTGCCGGCGCTGCAGGCGGAAAAAATCATCACCAAGGCGCGCGCCGAACGTGGGCATACTGAGGAAGAGGAGGAATAA
- a CDS encoding ATP-dependent DNA helicase Rep produces MAALNPQQRAAVEQVDGPLLILAGAGSGKTRVITHRIAHLIAHYRTPPDAILAMTFTNKAAEEMQSRVAGLLSYEAYAQPQISTFHAFCVRSLRRDYPAIGGTRDFVIYADDEQQRLVKTVLKALGLEDKAFTPRAVLSRISAAKNRGWSPQEFLKHAVDPRSERLAVVYERYQAGLKQAHALDFDDLLLETERLLRQSPETAARYNERYRYLLVDEYQDTNRPQYELLRLLTQKTQNLCVVGDEDQSIYSWRGADIHNILDFERDYQGAQVIRLEQNYRSTKNILAAASSVVANNRERKGKVLWTEAEAGAAIRYCLAPDSEQEAVWVAEAVETRRKAGEAAGAGSIAVLYRTNAQSRLFEEALRRRNLTYKVLGGFSFYERAEVRDLLAYLRASINPADSIAWLRIINTPARGIGKVTVDALERLMLERNATCLDAVKIALEGGAGLPSRALGPLAEFFKLMAEFRTAALEPVPADTLLRLILERTGYAKLLQEEATPEAEARLENLGELINAAADAAARGESVAAFLDHAALVSDQDDYDPQAAVQLMSLHAAKGLEFDVVFLAGLEEGLFPHSRSANSPSDLEEERRLCYVGMTRARRELLLSHAARRRRYGGQSYEPTVPSRFLAEVPQELLHDVSPAGPRYVSEGYSQEVKPAPGGFRHKYNSVESIHQFFGSRGGRPPEAPAPAAASAPPAAPRSHPKAKATGSGLRAGSRVRHAKFGVGTVLQIEGEGDLTKLTISFPGYGLKKLVEKMAGLSPV; encoded by the coding sequence CTGGCCGCGCTGAACCCGCAGCAGCGCGCCGCCGTTGAGCAGGTGGATGGGCCGCTGCTCATTTTGGCAGGTGCGGGCAGCGGGAAAACGCGCGTCATCACGCACCGCATCGCTCATCTTATCGCCCATTATCGTACCCCGCCGGACGCGATTCTGGCGATGACGTTCACCAACAAGGCGGCGGAGGAGATGCAGAGCCGGGTTGCCGGCCTGCTGTCGTATGAGGCGTACGCACAGCCGCAGATTTCCACCTTCCACGCCTTTTGCGTGCGCTCGCTGCGGCGCGACTACCCCGCCATCGGCGGCACGCGCGATTTCGTGATCTACGCCGACGACGAGCAGCAGCGGCTGGTGAAGACGGTGCTCAAGGCGCTGGGCCTCGAGGACAAGGCGTTTACGCCGCGTGCAGTGCTGAGCCGGATTTCAGCCGCCAAGAATCGCGGCTGGTCGCCGCAGGAGTTCCTCAAGCATGCCGTCGATCCACGCAGCGAGCGCCTGGCGGTGGTCTACGAACGCTACCAGGCCGGGCTGAAACAGGCACATGCGCTCGACTTTGACGATTTGCTGCTGGAGACCGAGCGGCTGCTGCGGCAATCGCCGGAAACCGCAGCGCGCTACAACGAACGCTACCGTTATCTGCTGGTCGATGAATATCAGGACACCAACCGGCCGCAGTACGAGCTGCTGCGGCTGCTGACGCAGAAGACGCAGAATCTGTGCGTCGTCGGCGACGAGGATCAGAGCATTTACTCCTGGCGGGGCGCCGACATCCACAACATTCTCGATTTCGAGCGTGACTACCAAGGCGCGCAGGTGATCCGGCTGGAGCAGAACTACCGCTCGACCAAGAACATTCTGGCGGCGGCGTCGAGCGTAGTGGCCAACAACCGCGAGCGCAAAGGCAAAGTGCTGTGGACCGAAGCCGAGGCGGGCGCGGCGATCCGCTACTGCCTGGCGCCGGATTCCGAGCAGGAAGCGGTCTGGGTCGCCGAAGCGGTGGAGACGCGCCGCAAGGCCGGCGAGGCGGCAGGCGCCGGCTCGATTGCGGTGTTGTACCGCACCAATGCGCAGTCGCGCTTGTTTGAAGAAGCGCTGCGGCGCCGCAACCTCACCTACAAGGTGCTGGGCGGCTTCAGCTTTTATGAGCGCGCCGAAGTCCGCGACCTGCTGGCCTATTTGCGCGCCAGCATCAATCCGGCCGATTCCATCGCCTGGCTGCGCATCATCAACACCCCGGCGCGCGGCATTGGCAAGGTCACCGTCGATGCCCTCGAGCGCCTGATGCTCGAACGCAATGCCACCTGTCTGGACGCGGTGAAGATCGCGCTCGAGGGCGGCGCGGGCCTGCCGTCACGGGCGCTGGGGCCGCTGGCGGAGTTTTTCAAACTCATGGCCGAGTTCCGGACGGCGGCGCTGGAGCCGGTCCCTGCCGATACGCTGTTGCGGCTCATCCTGGAGCGTACCGGCTACGCCAAGCTGCTGCAGGAAGAGGCCACGCCGGAGGCGGAAGCCCGGCTGGAGAACCTGGGTGAGTTGATCAACGCTGCCGCCGACGCCGCCGCGCGCGGCGAATCGGTGGCCGCCTTTCTCGACCACGCCGCGCTGGTGAGCGATCAGGACGACTACGATCCGCAAGCCGCGGTTCAGCTCATGAGCCTGCATGCTGCCAAGGGCTTGGAGTTTGACGTTGTCTTTCTTGCCGGACTCGAAGAGGGTCTGTTTCCGCACAGCCGCAGCGCCAACAGCCCCTCCGATCTCGAAGAAGAGCGCCGCCTCTGCTATGTCGGCATGACGCGCGCGCGCCGCGAGCTGCTGCTGTCGCACGCGGCGCGGCGGCGGCGCTATGGCGGCCAGAGCTACGAACCGACGGTGCCGTCGCGCTTCCTGGCCGAAGTGCCGCAGGAGCTGCTGCACGACGTTTCCCCCGCGGGCCCGCGCTACGTCAGCGAGGGCTACAGCCAGGAAGTGAAACCGGCGCCGGGCGGCTTCCGTCATAAATACAACTCGGTGGAAAGTATTCACCAGTTTTTCGGCAGCCGGGGCGGGCGGCCTCCCGAGGCGCCCGCCCCGGCTGCCGCGAGCGCCCCGCCGGCCGCGCCGCGCTCGCACCCCAAAGCCAAGGCCACCGGGTCCGGTCTGCGCGCCGGCTCGCGTGTGCGCCACGCCAAATTCGGCGTGGGCACGGTGCTGCAGATTGAAGGCGAGGGTGACCTCACGAAGCTCACTATCTCGTTTCCCGGCTACGGCCTCAAGAAACTGGTGGAAAAAATGGCCGGCCTGAGCCCGGTTTAG
- a CDS encoding sulfite exporter TauE/SafE family protein has product MVYSLHFVAVLFAAAVCAGFLGALLGVGGGIFIVPALVLAFHLPIKIAVAASLVSVIATSNAGGSSYVEQHITNVRLGMFLEVATTIGALSGSVLALYLKEWVMLLLFTVLLAYMAWTAFVTRKMDDQRIAAGTYVLAAPDAWSERLELSGRYHDEALDREVTYVVNGSGTGMIISYLAGVASGLLGVGGGVLKVSAMNRYMNVPMKAAVGTSKMMIGVTAAVGSILFYLAGLIHFYVVAPVALGTTTGATLGTLVMNRLKSVVLKRIFTVLMLYLAYGMLVKALALRFHIQLPSLGS; this is encoded by the coding sequence ATGGTCTATTCGCTGCATTTTGTGGCTGTGTTGTTTGCTGCGGCGGTGTGCGCGGGCTTTCTGGGCGCGCTGCTCGGGGTGGGCGGCGGCATCTTCATCGTGCCGGCGCTGGTGCTGGCCTTTCATTTGCCCATCAAGATTGCCGTGGCTGCCAGTCTGGTGTCGGTCATCGCCACCAGCAACGCCGGCGGTTCGAGCTATGTCGAGCAGCACATCACCAACGTGCGGCTGGGCATGTTTCTGGAAGTGGCGACCACCATCGGCGCGCTGAGCGGCAGCGTGCTGGCGCTGTACCTGAAGGAATGGGTGATGCTGCTGCTGTTTACGGTGCTGCTGGCCTACATGGCCTGGACGGCGTTTGTGACGCGCAAAATGGATGACCAGCGCATCGCCGCCGGAACCTACGTGCTGGCGGCGCCCGACGCCTGGTCGGAGCGGCTGGAGCTGAGCGGCCGCTACCATGATGAGGCGCTCGACCGCGAGGTCACCTACGTCGTCAACGGCAGCGGCACCGGCATGATCATCTCCTATCTGGCGGGCGTCGCGAGCGGCCTGCTGGGCGTGGGCGGCGGCGTGCTCAAGGTCTCGGCCATGAACCGCTACATGAACGTGCCCATGAAGGCCGCGGTCGGCACCAGCAAGATGATGATCGGGGTCACCGCCGCGGTCGGCTCGATTCTGTTTTACCTGGCCGGACTCATTCATTTTTATGTGGTCGCGCCGGTGGCGCTGGGCACGACCACGGGCGCGACGCTGGGCACGCTGGTGATGAACCGGCTGAAGTCGGTCGTCCTCAAGCGCATCTTCACCGTCCTGATGTTGTATCTGGCCTACGGCATGCTGGTGAAAGCGCTGGCGCTGCGCTTCCATATTCAACTGCCGAGTCTGGGGAGCTGA
- a CDS encoding DUF1634 domain-containing protein encodes MASPEPHIHEAPANVYAVVYKALLWGMVISSALFALGVVLSLRRHMVISLRPMAAVSWSQFWRGLLHLDPTELMQLATIVLILTPVSRVVVALLTFWVDRDRKFVLVCGTVLGVIVLTVILGRLGLH; translated from the coding sequence ATGGCGAGTCCCGAACCCCACATTCACGAAGCCCCGGCCAACGTTTACGCCGTCGTCTATAAGGCGCTGCTGTGGGGCATGGTCATCTCCTCGGCGCTGTTCGCGCTGGGGGTGGTGCTCTCGCTGCGCCGCCATATGGTCATCTCCCTCAGGCCGATGGCGGCGGTGAGCTGGAGCCAGTTCTGGCGCGGACTGCTCCACCTCGATCCGACCGAGCTCATGCAGTTGGCGACCATTGTGCTGATTCTCACGCCGGTGTCGCGCGTGGTGGTGGCCCTGCTCACTTTCTGGGTGGACCGCGACCGCAAGTTCGTGCTGGTCTGCGGCACAGTGCTGGGCGTTATTGTGCTGACGGTGATTCTCGGCCGCCTGGGGCTGCACTGA
- a CDS encoding alternative thymidylate synthase produces the protein MSLMATAEVYFLTGVDPEIAAYAMARYSRSALSMRESLHELDQQKAEKFLNTFYFAYGHRSIADLAHLSLALERLSILAAIEVADETRWDGQERSTRYQQFEKSGFVTPPELADSLEYPDIMQALFAAYRELSARMESFLTERHPRPEGMKPEAYARTIRARAFDFSRYLLPLGTATSLGQIVSARTLEQQIVRLLSSAWSECHELGQALKQAASAPGAVPTLVKYTQPSAYQLASRRELTEAAAALMNHVTPDSTPGVHLAPPVALEIELAASLLYPCCDHSYRQLLDAVGALPAARREEIVELGRATRGDHDELLRPFQAGQTFQFDILMDIGGFRDLHRHRRCVQLHQGYTARHGFDTPAEIEASAAGEDYQTAMQTAGRWAARKGMAGAYALPLGYRKRSLFKMDLAELAYIAELRTGVGGHFAYRRAAWAMFAALRERHPALARNLRVTDPASPFDLLQR, from the coding sequence ATGAGCCTCATGGCCACTGCCGAGGTGTACTTCCTCACGGGCGTAGATCCGGAAATTGCTGCCTATGCGATGGCGCGCTACAGCCGCTCGGCGCTGTCCATGCGCGAGAGCCTGCACGAGCTGGATCAGCAGAAAGCGGAGAAATTTCTCAACACTTTTTACTTCGCCTACGGCCACCGCTCGATCGCCGATCTCGCCCACCTGAGCCTGGCGCTGGAGCGGCTGTCGATTCTGGCGGCCATCGAAGTGGCCGACGAGACGCGCTGGGATGGCCAGGAACGCTCGACCCGCTATCAGCAGTTCGAAAAAAGCGGCTTCGTGACTCCGCCGGAGCTGGCCGACAGCCTTGAATACCCCGACATCATGCAGGCGCTGTTCGCGGCTTACCGCGAGCTCAGCGCCCGCATGGAATCCTTCCTGACCGAGCGTCATCCCCGGCCGGAGGGCATGAAGCCCGAGGCGTACGCCCGCACCATCCGCGCCCGTGCCTTCGACTTCAGCCGCTACCTGTTGCCGCTGGGCACGGCCACCAGTCTCGGTCAGATCGTCAGCGCCCGCACGCTCGAACAGCAGATCGTCCGGCTGCTCTCCTCAGCCTGGTCGGAGTGCCACGAGTTGGGCCAGGCTTTGAAGCAGGCCGCCAGCGCGCCCGGCGCCGTACCCACGCTGGTGAAGTACACCCAACCGAGCGCGTACCAGCTTGCCTCGCGGCGCGAGTTGACCGAAGCGGCCGCGGCGCTGATGAACCATGTGACGCCGGATTCGACGCCGGGCGTGCATCTGGCGCCGCCGGTCGCGCTCGAAATCGAACTCGCCGCCTCGCTGCTGTATCCGTGTTGCGACCACTCCTACCGCCAGCTTCTCGATGCGGTAGGCGCGCTGCCGGCGGCGCGGCGCGAGGAGATCGTCGAGCTGGGCCGCGCCACGCGCGGCGATCACGATGAGTTGCTGCGCCCGTTTCAGGCGGGCCAGACCTTCCAGTTCGACATCCTGATGGATATCGGCGGCTTCCGCGACCTGCACCGCCATCGCCGCTGTGTGCAACTGCACCAGGGCTACACCGCGCGGCACGGCTTCGATACGCCGGCGGAAATCGAGGCGAGCGCGGCGGGGGAAGACTACCAGACGGCCATGCAAACCGCCGGACGCTGGGCCGCACGCAAGGGCATGGCCGGCGCCTATGCCCTGCCGCTCGGCTACCGCAAGCGCAGTCTGTTCAAAATGGATCTCGCCGAGCTAGCCTACATCGCCGAGCTGCGCACCGGCGTGGGCGGCCACTTCGCCTACCGCCGCGCCGCCTGGGCGATGTTCGCAGCTCTGCGCGAGCGTCACCCGGCGCTGGCCCGCAACCTGCGCGTCACCGACCCCGCCTCCCCCTTCGACCTGCTGCAAAGATAG
- a CDS encoding 3-deoxy-D-manno-octulosonic acid transferase — protein MFVLYSILLALGLAALAPLLWARNAPDGRYTRHLGERFGWLKPLATAGPGTIWLHAVSVGETLAVERLISLLKQRFPDRLVVLSVTTATGRSVAERRIPADRIFYFPLDFRFATRRALKAMAPALVIITETEIWPNFLREAAAAGVPVMFLNGRISGRSYARYRLVRKLLRPVLGAAAGFLMQTPTDAARIEDLGARAECVEVAGNLKFDWIPPDLPGFIRWLRAAFEHAGITEVIIAGSTMEGEEAQLLEVYRRLATPSRLLVLAPRHPQRFEAVAAEIGASGLPWAQRSRLIAGDGAFVPPGGVLLLDSLGELASAYQLATVAFVGGTLGAFGGHNLLEPAYWGVPVTFGPHMENFAAIAEQFLAAGAAQGVASTVELERVWRRLLEDAAERQRLGQAAQALLASQRGATERALEAIAAQIQPAVSVQSKL, from the coding sequence ATGTTCGTTCTTTACTCTATCCTTCTCGCATTGGGACTTGCAGCCTTGGCGCCGCTGCTTTGGGCGCGCAATGCTCCCGACGGCCGCTACACCCGCCATCTGGGCGAGCGCTTCGGCTGGCTGAAGCCGTTGGCCACTGCCGGCCCAGGGACGATTTGGCTGCATGCGGTTTCGGTGGGCGAGACGCTGGCGGTGGAGCGGCTGATCAGCCTGCTGAAACAGCGCTTCCCCGACCGGCTCGTAGTGTTATCAGTCACCACGGCCACCGGGCGCAGCGTGGCCGAACGGCGCATCCCGGCCGACCGGATTTTTTACTTTCCGCTCGACTTCCGCTTTGCCACGCGGCGCGCGCTCAAGGCTATGGCTCCGGCATTGGTGATCATCACCGAAACCGAAATCTGGCCCAATTTCCTGCGCGAAGCTGCCGCCGCGGGCGTCCCGGTGATGTTTCTGAACGGCCGCATCTCCGGCCGCAGCTACGCCCGCTACCGGCTGGTGCGCAAGCTGCTGCGCCCGGTGCTGGGCGCCGCCGCCGGCTTTCTGATGCAGACCCCCACCGACGCCGCGCGTATTGAAGACCTGGGGGCGCGCGCCGAATGCGTTGAAGTCGCCGGCAACCTGAAATTTGACTGGATTCCGCCCGATCTGCCCGGTTTCATCCGCTGGCTGCGGGCGGCGTTTGAGCACGCCGGCATCACTGAGGTCATCATCGCCGGCAGCACTATGGAGGGCGAAGAAGCCCAACTGCTCGAGGTCTATCGCCGCCTGGCTACGCCCTCCCGGCTGCTTGTCCTCGCGCCCCGGCATCCGCAGCGCTTCGAAGCGGTGGCGGCAGAGATCGGCGCCAGCGGCCTGCCCTGGGCGCAGCGCTCGCGCCTCATCGCCGGCGACGGGGCGTTCGTCCCGCCCGGCGGCGTGCTGCTGCTGGATTCCCTGGGCGAGCTGGCGTCGGCGTACCAGCTCGCCACGGTCGCCTTTGTCGGCGGCACCCTTGGCGCCTTTGGCGGCCATAACTTGCTCGAGCCGGCCTATTGGGGCGTGCCGGTCACCTTTGGACCACATATGGAAAACTTTGCCGCCATCGCCGAGCAGTTCCTGGCCGCAGGCGCTGCGCAAGGAGTCGCCAGCACCGTCGAACTCGAACGTGTCTGGCGCAGGCTGCTCGAAGACGCGGCGGAGCGGCAGCGGCTCGGTCAGGCGGCGCAGGCGCTGTTGGCCTCACAGCGCGGCGCCACGGAGCGCGCGCTCGAAGCCATCGCCGCCCAGATTCAGCCCGCCGTCAGCGTACAATCGAAGCTGTGA
- a CDS encoding cytochrome c, whose protein sequence is MTGGLPVATAAHPLPFEHAITQTALHAVLRRQAPRTPAPVPLTESNLLAGAQVYSTHCAFCHSWAHGPATAAARGMYPPPPQLLQGDGMVTDDPAGVTFWKAKNGIRLTGMPGFHDSLSDVQLWQVSLLLAHADHLPAAVSAALQQKSAAAAIP, encoded by the coding sequence ATGACCGGCGGGCTACCGGTGGCGACCGCCGCGCATCCCCTGCCGTTTGAGCACGCCATCACGCAGACGGCGCTGCACGCCGTCTTGCGCCGGCAGGCGCCGCGCACTCCCGCGCCCGTGCCGCTAACGGAGTCGAACCTGCTCGCCGGCGCGCAAGTGTATAGCACCCACTGCGCCTTTTGCCACAGTTGGGCGCACGGTCCGGCGACCGCAGCCGCGCGCGGCATGTATCCACCGCCGCCGCAACTGCTGCAAGGGGACGGCATGGTCACCGACGATCCTGCCGGCGTGACCTTCTGGAAAGCGAAAAACGGCATTCGCCTGACCGGTATGCCCGGCTTTCACGACTCGCTGAGCGATGTTCAGCTCTGGCAGGTGAGTCTGCTGCTGGCGCACGCCGATCATCTGCCCGCCGCTGTCAGCGCGGCGCTGCAACAGAAGAGCGCCGCGGCGGCCATCCCCTGA
- a CDS encoding carboxymuconolactone decarboxylase family protein, which translates to MPFVEEEAPAQRLDYSAAAPGGVQAIVNLQKYVNECGLDAKIAELIKLRCSQINGCAFCVDMHARDARRVGESNQRVDAVAVWRESNLFTNTERAALAWAEAVTLVSVDHVPGEVYDWVSRYFNGKALVDLTYAIIAINCWNRLAIPFRTPTKVESKAAGR; encoded by the coding sequence ATGCCCTTTGTCGAGGAAGAGGCGCCGGCACAACGCCTGGATTACAGCGCTGCGGCGCCGGGAGGCGTGCAGGCCATCGTGAATCTGCAAAAATACGTGAACGAGTGCGGCCTGGACGCGAAAATCGCCGAGCTGATCAAACTGCGCTGCTCGCAGATTAATGGCTGCGCGTTCTGTGTCGATATGCATGCGCGGGATGCGCGCCGCGTGGGTGAAAGCAACCAGCGCGTCGACGCCGTCGCCGTATGGCGCGAATCGAACCTGTTTACCAATACCGAACGCGCGGCTCTCGCCTGGGCGGAGGCGGTCACGCTGGTCAGCGTCGATCACGTCCCCGGCGAAGTCTACGACTGGGTGTCGCGCTACTTCAACGGCAAAGCGCTGGTGGATTTGACCTATGCCATCATCGCCATCAACTGCTGGAACCGGCTGGCGATTCCGTTCCGCACGCCCACCAAGGTTGAGAGTAAAGCCGCTGGCCGCTAG
- a CDS encoding AbrB/MazE/SpoVT family DNA-binding domain-containing protein, with product MKVDRRGRITIPKRIREQFGFGPQHPLDLQLMGDAIVLTNLRQNLGFADWKGRRARSFARLGYSSVDEFIEAVRGR from the coding sequence ATGAAAGTCGACAGACGCGGGCGCATCACCATCCCCAAGCGCATCCGCGAGCAATTCGGCTTCGGGCCACAGCACCCGCTCGATCTTCAACTAATGGGTGACGCCATTGTTCTGACGAACCTTCGCCAGAACCTCGGTTTCGCCGACTGGAAAGGCCGCCGTGCCCGCAGCTTCGCGCGGCTCGGTTACAGTTCGGTCGACGAATTCATCGAAGCTGTTCGCGGCCGATAG
- a CDS encoding rhodanese has protein sequence MSQPEPLDIEISVEELAARRQAGEKLALLDVREQWEFDAAHLDGAEHIPLPQIPMHLDEFLQNRAGEEIICYCHSGQRSLTAADWLRRSGCARARSLAGGIDAWSLTVDPSIPRY, from the coding sequence ATGAGCCAACCCGAACCCCTCGATATTGAAATCAGCGTGGAAGAGCTCGCCGCCCGCCGCCAGGCCGGCGAAAAGCTGGCGCTGCTCGATGTCCGCGAGCAATGGGAGTTCGACGCCGCCCACCTTGACGGCGCCGAGCACATCCCGCTGCCGCAAATCCCCATGCACCTCGACGAGTTCCTGCAGAACCGCGCCGGCGAAGAGATCATCTGCTACTGCCACAGCGGCCAGCGCTCCCTCACCGCCGCCGACTGGTTGCGCCGCTCCGGCTGCGCCCGCGCCCGCTCCCTCGCCGGTGGCATCGACGCCTGGAGCCTCACCGTCGACCCCTCCATCCCGCGTTACTGA